From Brochothrix thermosphacta DSM 20171 = FSL F6-1036, a single genomic window includes:
- the csn2 gene encoding type II-A CRISPR-associated protein Csn2: protein MNLEIFQLDNSLLFNDTSVIIVEVENIKFYRSLIESFHCISEFETPAIEMRLYENNEELNIANETVIITDILDFDFKQRVFITKIYKQLEKQYHNNKEIDLIADQLVELRQLIGIQLNDYDLPLQLNEEVKLSSLYKLFNVTIEVETESILDRLLLLIDLVAQLKIARIIILNNVRCYFVEQELLEVYKYALYKNIKLLLIEPIFKKGKLQYERKLQIDNDYIEFWQ from the coding sequence ATGAATCTTGAAATTTTCCAATTAGATAACAGCCTGCTGTTTAATGATACGAGTGTTATTATAGTTGAAGTAGAAAACATTAAATTTTATCGGTCACTTATTGAAAGTTTTCACTGCATCTCAGAATTTGAAACTCCTGCAATTGAAATGAGACTTTATGAAAACAATGAAGAATTAAATATTGCGAATGAAACAGTGATTATCACGGATATCTTAGACTTCGACTTTAAACAACGTGTTTTTATTACTAAAATTTATAAACAGCTAGAGAAACAGTATCATAATAATAAGGAAATCGATCTTATTGCTGATCAATTAGTAGAGCTCCGTCAACTTATAGGCATTCAGTTAAATGACTATGATTTACCGCTACAACTGAATGAAGAAGTAAAACTATCTTCGCTTTATAAGCTGTTTAATGTTACTATAGAGGTTGAAACAGAGTCGATTTTGGATAGATTATTACTACTGATTGATCTTGTCGCACAATTGAAAATTGCTCGTATCATTATTTTGAATAATGTAAGGTGTTATTTTGTAGAGCAAGAGCTTCTAGAAGTATACAAGTACGCACTTTATAAAAACATAAAGCTATTACTGATTGAACCAATCTTTAAAAAAGGCAAATTACAATATGAACGAAAATTACAAATTGATAATGATTATATCGAATTTTGGCAGTAA
- the cas2 gene encoding CRISPR-associated endonuclease Cas2 has translation MSYRYMRILLFFDLPVETTVEKRAYRHFRKYLIQEGFIMLQQSVYSKLVLNGTTANLLKNRIKKACPTKGLVQVLTITEKQYANIDLMVGFQQDKVLDDDSRLTII, from the coding sequence GTGAGTTATCGTTACATGCGAATATTACTTTTTTTTGACCTACCTGTTGAAACCACTGTTGAAAAAAGAGCCTATCGACATTTCCGAAAATATTTAATCCAAGAAGGGTTTATAATGTTGCAACAATCTGTCTATTCTAAATTAGTTTTGAATGGAACGACTGCAAACTTATTGAAAAACAGAATAAAAAAAGCATGTCCAACGAAGGGGCTGGTACAAGTGTTAACTATTACTGAAAAGCAATATGCCAATATTGATCTAATGGTTGGTTTTCAACAAGACAAAGTACTTGATGATGATAGTAGATTGACAATCATATGA
- the cas1 gene encoding type II CRISPR-associated endonuclease Cas1: MSWRTVVITKHVKLSYKNGYLIVRGEQEQMIHLSEIHTLLIDTTRAVLTAYLISELMKQKIKVIFCDEKRQPESEIVPYYGAHNTSKKIKAQLAWSISAQQEIWTAVIAEKIQQQQRLLNKLGLPAAQKLKNYLADLQLYDVTNREGHAAKVYFNALFGKDFVRESDDTINIALNYGYTILLSTFNKEIVSQGYLTQIGLKHTNQFNYFNLSSDLMEPFRPVVDALVYNNMNDTFDTAYKLQLVNLLNEQVIIQGQKHFVTMAIHLYLKSVFKALDEGNPQLIKSLEVAQ, translated from the coding sequence ATGAGTTGGCGAACGGTTGTGATTACAAAACATGTGAAATTATCATATAAAAATGGCTATTTAATTGTTCGAGGCGAGCAAGAACAAATGATTCATTTATCTGAAATACACACATTGCTGATTGATACAACGCGCGCAGTTTTAACAGCTTATTTGATTTCTGAATTGATGAAACAAAAGATTAAAGTCATTTTTTGCGATGAAAAAAGGCAGCCTGAAAGTGAGATTGTACCTTATTATGGGGCTCATAATACAAGCAAAAAAATTAAAGCACAATTAGCATGGTCAATTTCTGCTCAGCAAGAAATTTGGACAGCCGTTATTGCTGAAAAAATTCAGCAGCAACAACGATTGCTTAATAAATTAGGACTACCAGCAGCACAAAAGTTGAAAAATTATCTCGCCGACTTACAATTATATGATGTTACAAATCGTGAAGGTCATGCGGCTAAAGTGTACTTTAATGCTCTTTTTGGCAAGGATTTCGTACGAGAGTCAGATGACACTATTAATATAGCACTGAACTATGGCTACACTATCTTACTTTCGACTTTTAATAAGGAGATTGTTAGTCAAGGGTATTTGACTCAAATCGGTTTAAAACATACGAATCAATTTAATTATTTTAACTTGTCATCCGATTTGATGGAACCTTTTAGGCCTGTGGTTGATGCACTAGTCTACAACAATATGAATGATACGTTTGATACTGCTTACAAATTACAGTTAGTCAATTTATTGAATGAACAGGTCATCATTCAAGGACAAAAACACTTTGTCACTATGGCTATTCACCTGTATCTTAAAAGTGTTTTTAAAGCATTGGATGAAGGCAATCCACAGTTAATTAAGTCTTTGGAAGTCGCACAGTGA
- the cas9 gene encoding type II CRISPR RNA-guided endonuclease Cas9 (Cas9, originally named Csn1, is the large, multifunctional signature protein of type II CRISPR/Cas systems. It is well known even to general audiences because its RNA-guided endonuclease activity has made it a popular tool for custom editing of eukaryotic genomes.), with protein MWGVSLFEAGKTAAERRGYRSTRRRLNHRKFRLRLLEDMFEKEILSKDPSFFIRLKEAFLSPKDEQKQFKGNILFNDKDYTDADYYEQYKTIYHLRYDLISQHRQFDIREVYLAIHHLIKYRGHFIYEDQTFTTDGNQLQHHIKAIITMINSTLNRIIIPETIDINVFEKILLDRMMNRSSKVKFLIELTGEDKQDKPLLKELFNLIVGLKAKPASIFEQENLATIVETMNMSTEQVQLDLLTLADVLADEEYDLLLTAQKIYSAIILDESMDGYEYFAEAKKESYRKHQEELVLVKKMLKSNAITNDERAKFEYFYTDYIGAKSSNYEESKNIKKGLSAAYGKYSKEERLFKHIELLLAKENVLTTVEHALLEKNITFASLLPLQRSSRNAVIPYQVHEKELVAILENQATYYPFLLEQKDNIHKLLTFRIPYYVGPLADQKDSEFAWMVRKQAGKITPFNFEEMVDIDASSEAFIKRMTNKCTYLIHEDVIPKHSFSYAKFEVLNELNKIRLDGKPIDIPLKKRIFEGLFLEKTKVTQTSLKKWLAEHEHMTVSVVQGTQKETEFATSLQAFHRFVKIFDRETVSNPANEEMFEKIIYWSTVFEDKKIMRRKLSEYPQLTEQQQVQLAQVRFRGWGRLSQRLINRIKTPVSGDEDHKLSINEILWQTNENFMQIIRNKDYLFKKIIEEQFENETALLNKQRIDELAASPANKKGIWQAIKIVKELEKVLQQPAENIFIEFARSDEESKRSTPRDKFIEKAYAQLKKETDTFNLEHLKELKQRSKQLSSQRLFLYFIQNGKCMYSGEHLDIERLDSYEVDHILPQSYIKDNSIENLALVKKVENQRKKDSLLLNSSIINQNYSRWEQLKNAGLIGEKKFRNLTRTKITDRDKEGFIARQLVETRQITKHVTQLLQQEYKDTTKVFAIKATLVSGLRRKFEFIKNRNVNDYHHAQDAFLVAFLGTNITSNYPKIEMEYLFKGYQHYLNEVGKSAAKPKFTFIVENLSKQQYNSTTGEVKWNPEVDIAKLKRILNFKQCNIVRKVEEQSGALFKETIYPVEESSSKTIPLKKHLDTAIYGGYTAVNYASYALIQFKKGRKLKREIIGIPLAVQTRIDNSETSLQAYIAEQIKSEVEILNGRILKYQLISNNGNRLYIAGPSERHNARQLIVSDEAAKVIWLISTKQADEAMFLKYYRLEHLEAVFEELIRKQAADYQIFEKLIKKIEVNKVYFYSCTYNEKVKVIEELLKITQANATNGDLKLLKMSNREGRLGSVSVALDFKIINQSVTGLYQSIEDYNN; from the coding sequence TTGTGGGGTGTTTCTCTTTTCGAAGCAGGAAAAACAGCAGCAGAGCGTCGAGGATATCGGAGTACAAGACGTCGATTAAATCATCGCAAGTTTCGACTACGTTTATTAGAAGATATGTTCGAAAAAGAAATTTTAAGCAAGGATCCATCATTTTTTATACGTTTAAAAGAAGCTTTTTTATCACCCAAAGATGAGCAAAAACAGTTCAAAGGTAATATTTTATTTAATGATAAAGATTATACTGATGCAGACTATTATGAACAATATAAAACGATTTATCATCTACGTTATGATCTTATTTCACAACATCGCCAATTTGATATTCGTGAGGTTTATTTAGCTATCCATCATCTTATTAAATACCGCGGTCATTTTATCTATGAAGATCAAACATTCACGACTGACGGTAATCAACTACAACATCATATTAAAGCTATTATAACAATGATAAATAGCACTTTAAATCGGATAATTATACCGGAAACTATTGATATAAACGTTTTTGAAAAAATATTGCTTGATAGAATGATGAATAGATCCAGCAAAGTTAAATTTTTAATTGAATTGACTGGTGAAGATAAACAAGACAAACCGCTGTTAAAAGAGCTGTTTAATTTAATTGTGGGGTTAAAAGCAAAACCAGCAAGCATTTTTGAACAAGAAAATTTAGCAACAATTGTAGAGACAATGAACATGAGTACTGAACAAGTTCAATTAGATTTGTTAACGCTAGCAGACGTTTTAGCTGATGAGGAGTATGACCTTTTATTAACTGCTCAGAAAATATACAGTGCAATCATTTTGGATGAATCGATGGACGGTTATGAATATTTTGCAGAAGCAAAAAAAGAATCATATAGAAAACATCAAGAAGAACTTGTACTTGTCAAAAAAATGCTTAAAAGCAACGCTATTACAAATGATGAACGCGCAAAATTCGAATATTTTTATACAGATTATATTGGTGCAAAAAGTTCAAATTACGAAGAAAGCAAAAACATAAAAAAAGGACTCTCAGCTGCGTATGGAAAATACAGCAAAGAGGAACGTTTGTTCAAACATATCGAACTATTATTAGCAAAGGAAAACGTTCTAACGACTGTAGAACATGCTTTATTAGAAAAAAATATTACATTTGCGAGTTTATTACCATTACAAAGAAGTAGTCGAAATGCAGTGATTCCTTATCAAGTACATGAAAAAGAATTAGTAGCAATTTTAGAAAATCAAGCAACCTATTACCCGTTTTTGTTAGAGCAGAAAGATAATATTCATAAACTACTAACATTTAGGATTCCATATTATGTTGGACCTTTAGCCGACCAAAAAGACAGTGAATTTGCGTGGATGGTACGTAAACAAGCCGGTAAAATAACACCGTTTAATTTTGAAGAAATGGTTGATATCGATGCATCATCAGAAGCCTTTATCAAACGAATGACAAATAAGTGCACGTATTTAATTCATGAAGATGTTATTCCAAAACATTCATTTAGTTATGCGAAATTCGAAGTCTTAAATGAGCTTAATAAAATTAGATTGGATGGAAAACCAATTGATATTCCGTTGAAGAAACGAATTTTCGAAGGACTTTTCCTAGAAAAAACGAAAGTGACGCAGACAAGCCTAAAAAAATGGTTGGCAGAGCATGAACATATGACCGTTTCAGTTGTTCAAGGGACGCAAAAAGAAACAGAATTCGCGACCTCATTACAAGCTTTTCATCGTTTTGTGAAGATTTTTGATCGTGAAACAGTATCGAATCCTGCGAATGAAGAAATGTTCGAAAAAATAATCTATTGGTCAACTGTCTTTGAAGATAAAAAAATTATGCGTAGAAAACTGTCTGAATACCCGCAACTAACAGAACAACAGCAAGTACAATTAGCGCAAGTGCGTTTCAGAGGTTGGGGACGCTTGTCGCAACGCCTCATTAATAGAATAAAAACACCCGTTTCCGGTGATGAGGATCACAAGTTATCTATTAACGAGATATTATGGCAAACTAATGAAAATTTCATGCAAATCATTCGAAATAAAGATTATCTGTTTAAAAAAATCATTGAAGAGCAATTTGAGAACGAAACAGCGTTACTAAATAAACAACGGATTGATGAATTAGCCGCATCACCTGCGAATAAAAAAGGAATTTGGCAAGCCATCAAAATAGTGAAAGAATTAGAAAAAGTATTGCAACAACCTGCTGAAAATATTTTTATTGAGTTCGCTCGATCAGATGAAGAGTCTAAGAGAAGTACGCCACGAGATAAATTTATTGAAAAAGCTTATGCACAACTCAAAAAAGAAACAGACACGTTTAATTTGGAGCACTTAAAAGAACTGAAACAACGAAGTAAACAGCTTAGCAGTCAAAGATTATTTTTATACTTTATCCAGAACGGTAAATGTATGTATAGTGGTGAACATTTAGATATTGAAAGACTTGATTCTTATGAAGTGGATCATATCTTACCACAAAGTTATATTAAAGATAATAGTATTGAAAATTTAGCGCTTGTTAAGAAAGTTGAAAATCAACGAAAAAAAGATAGTTTGTTATTAAACAGTTCAATCATTAATCAGAATTATAGTCGATGGGAACAATTAAAAAATGCTGGTTTAATTGGTGAAAAAAAATTCCGTAATTTAACCCGAACAAAAATAACGGATCGTGATAAAGAAGGTTTTATTGCCAGACAATTAGTTGAAACACGTCAAATTACTAAACATGTGACACAGTTACTTCAACAAGAGTACAAAGACACAACAAAAGTCTTTGCGATTAAAGCAACGTTAGTGAGTGGTCTTCGCCGTAAATTTGAGTTTATTAAAAATCGTAATGTGAATGATTATCACCATGCACAAGATGCTTTTTTAGTCGCTTTTTTAGGAACGAATATAACTTCTAACTACCCGAAAATAGAAATGGAATATTTATTTAAAGGCTATCAGCATTATTTAAATGAAGTCGGGAAATCAGCAGCAAAACCAAAGTTCACTTTTATTGTAGAAAATTTAAGTAAGCAGCAATACAATAGCACAACGGGAGAAGTGAAGTGGAACCCGGAAGTAGATATTGCGAAATTGAAGCGGATTTTGAATTTTAAACAATGTAATATCGTCAGAAAAGTTGAGGAACAATCAGGTGCGCTGTTTAAAGAAACGATCTATCCTGTAGAGGAGTCATCATCAAAAACAATTCCATTAAAAAAACATTTGGATACAGCTATCTATGGTGGTTATACAGCTGTTAACTATGCCAGTTATGCATTGATCCAGTTTAAAAAAGGACGCAAATTAAAGCGGGAAATTATCGGTATCCCATTAGCAGTTCAAACACGCATTGATAACAGTGAAACTAGTTTGCAAGCCTACATTGCTGAGCAAATAAAATCTGAAGTAGAAATTCTTAATGGTCGAATTTTAAAATATCAATTAATTAGTAATAACGGGAACCGTCTTTATATTGCTGGCCCGAGTGAACGGCACAATGCGCGTCAGTTAATCGTTAGTGATGAAGCTGCCAAAGTCATTTGGTTGATTAGCACAAAACAGGCAGATGAGGCTATGTTTTTAAAATACTACCGACTTGAACATTTAGAAGCTGTTTTTGAAGAACTTATTCGAAAACAAGCAGCAGACTATCAAATTTTTGAAAAACTCATCAAAAAAATAGAGGTCAACAAGGTATATTTTTATAGCTGTACTTATAATGAAAAAGTTAAAGTGATTGAAGAACTATTGAAAATAACACAAGCAAATGCAACAAATGGAGATTTGAAGTTACTAAAGATGAGCAATAGGGAAGGACGACTAGGGTCTGTATCAGTAGCGTTGGATTTTAAAATTATCAATCAATCAGTTACTGGATTATATCAATCAATTGAGGATTATAATAATTAG
- a CDS encoding IS3 family transposase (programmed frameshift), giving the protein MPRQRRTFTPEFKLQMVKLYENGKSRADIAREYDLTPSGLDKWIKNHQATGSFAAKDNRTEDEIELNKLRKENQRLLMENDIFKASGADHGTKINVIRNNAHLYSVSAMCAVLEIKRSTYYYHINLDATSQRKTEDIALSKEIERIFKESRNNYGTRKIKRELLKLAEPKHVSRRRISRIMHSLGLVSNYTVAQFKPQKSRSNEALIRNELKRAFIQEKELAVVVSDLTYVRVGGKWHYVCLFVDLFNREIIGHSVGENKTASLVYEALASISANLNDIQLFHTDRGKEFDNRLIDEALETFNIQRSLSMKGCPYDNAVAEATFKVFKTEFANQAHFSNLNQLELELNDYVHWFNNIRIHGTLGYLTPTEFKLQPL; this is encoded by the exons ATGCCACGTCAACGTCGAACATTTACGCCTGAATTTAAACTGCAAATGGTGAAGCTTTATGAAAATGGAAAGTCACGTGCTGATATTGCTCGTGAATATGATTTAACCCCTTCGGGATTAGATAAATGGATTAAAAATCATCAAGCTACTGGCTCGTTCGCAGCTAAAGATAATCGAACAGAAGATGAAATAGAACTAAATAAATTACGTAAAGAAAATCAGCGGTTACTAATGGAGAATGATATTT TTAAAGCAAGCGGCGCTGATCATGGGACGAAAATAAATGTGATTCGTAATAACGCTCACCTTTATTCGGTATCAGCAATGTGTGCCGTCCTCGAGATTAAAAGGAGCACCTATTATTATCATATAAATTTAGATGCCACTTCGCAGCGAAAAACAGAGGACATCGCACTTTCAAAAGAAATTGAACGGATTTTCAAAGAAAGCCGTAATAATTATGGTACGCGTAAAATCAAAAGAGAATTATTAAAGTTAGCTGAACCTAAACATGTATCAAGACGCCGAATTAGCCGCATAATGCATTCGTTAGGTTTAGTTTCAAACTACACTGTGGCTCAATTTAAACCGCAAAAATCACGTTCGAATGAGGCACTTATAAGAAACGAGTTAAAACGTGCGTTCATTCAAGAAAAAGAATTAGCTGTCGTTGTAAGTGATTTAACATACGTTCGTGTCGGTGGAAAGTGGCATTATGTATGTTTATTTGTAGACCTTTTCAATCGTGAAATTATTGGACATAGTGTAGGAGAAAACAAGACTGCAAGTCTTGTCTATGAAGCATTAGCAAGCATTTCTGCAAATTTAAATGACATACAGCTGTTTCACACGGATCGAGGGAAAGAATTTGATAATCGGTTGATTGATGAAGCGCTTGAAACATTTAATATTCAACGTTCACTAAGTATGAAGGGTTGTCCTTACGATAACGCTGTAGCGGAAGCAACATTCAAAGTGTTTAAAACAGAATTCGCAAACCAAGCTCACTTTTCCAATCTTAATCAGCTGGAACTTGAATTAAATGATTACGTTCATTGGTTTAATAACATCCGTATTCATGGAACATTGGGTTATTTAACGCCTACCGAATTTAAATTACAGCCCTTATAA
- a CDS encoding Z1 domain-containing protein translates to MAVKQALVNEELLIEVVNSEKDVELLLDKSGQLKHRTPLNFFIGGQILDRGITIDNLIGFYYGRNPQKFQQDTVLQHSRMYGARPLIDIAVTRFYTTQTIYDVMEQMYYFDADLRQAIISGSNQQGVVFIQKDDNNQIIPCSPNKLLLSNIQMLKAHRRLLPIGFQTIPKSYLAPLVKKLDVFIADLRKRAVAVDEDDNRSFLVKVEDVETILEQIVATYAVKDAHPWDSRHFISALLYMSRETKSADKGLVWLVLRENRNMSRIRKSNQHYEDAPDTSHDELAEARVLATDIPALILLRQNGEEKQGWKGGAFYWPVLITPADFKTTVYSKNTYRK, encoded by the coding sequence ATGGCAGTTAAACAAGCATTAGTTAATGAAGAATTGCTAATTGAAGTCGTCAACTCTGAAAAGGACGTTGAGTTGTTATTGGATAAGAGCGGCCAACTTAAACATCGTACACCCTTGAACTTTTTTATCGGAGGCCAAATTTTAGATCGTGGGATTACAATTGATAATTTAATCGGTTTTTACTATGGACGGAATCCACAGAAATTCCAACAAGATACTGTGTTACAACACTCGCGTATGTACGGGGCTCGACCGCTAATTGATATAGCTGTCACTCGTTTTTATACAACACAAACAATCTATGATGTAATGGAGCAAATGTATTACTTTGATGCCGATTTACGTCAAGCGATCATAAGTGGCTCTAACCAACAAGGGGTTGTATTTATTCAAAAAGATGACAACAATCAGATTATCCCATGTAGTCCTAATAAATTATTATTGTCTAACATTCAAATGTTAAAAGCACACCGCCGTTTATTGCCAATTGGTTTTCAAACAATACCAAAAAGTTATTTAGCACCTTTGGTGAAAAAATTGGATGTTTTTATTGCGGACCTTCGTAAAAGAGCAGTTGCTGTTGATGAAGATGACAACCGGTCTTTTTTAGTGAAAGTAGAAGATGTCGAAACTATTCTGGAGCAGATTGTAGCAACCTACGCTGTTAAAGATGCCCATCCATGGGATAGTAGACATTTTATTTCTGCGCTTTTGTATATGTCGCGTGAAACAAAATCTGCTGATAAAGGACTTGTATGGCTAGTATTACGTGAAAATCGTAACATGTCACGCATTCGTAAAAGCAATCAACATTATGAAGATGCGCCTGATACTAGCCACGATGAATTAGCAGAAGCACGTGTATTAGCTACGGATATACCCGCACTTATTTTATTGAGGCAAAATGGAGAGGAAAAACAAGGGTGGAAGGGCGGCGCTTTTTATTGGCCCGTTCTGATTACGCCAGCTGATTTTAAAACAACAGTATATTCGAAAAACACATATCGAAAATAA
- a CDS encoding DEAD/DEAH box helicase, translating to MQLTNKIKTALFFTALKQRNSYHSVEENLMKQTIKQLLEKPTTFKKPGMLLGEVQSGKTRAFIGVMGLAYDNGIDVVILLTKNSNALARQTKQRLESEFEESITHDKLAIYDITAMPQQLVKYELAKKLALVVKKEKNNLQRLDTLLFEHYPELSKKRILVIDDEADYASVSYEQNREKNRVELRVIANQIDEIRGKISQLFYLQVTATPYSLYLQPDDEVTAGFNGYQPKRPAFTTILPTHDKYVGGELYFEKAKEKNHLASYLYHEITTAEIEIFKKSDKRRVKIDFLLTGERYQGIRSALINFIVGGKLRNLQQQEQQHYPEKYAFLMHTMTTKAAHQWQADIVKNLAKQLTIAMTEKPELFEALILQAYTDLERSLEKKLPFQLFQQC from the coding sequence ATGCAACTAACAAATAAAATAAAAACAGCGTTATTCTTCACAGCTCTAAAACAACGAAATAGTTATCATTCTGTAGAAGAAAATTTAATGAAACAAACAATAAAACAACTATTAGAGAAACCAACAACATTTAAAAAACCTGGGATGTTACTAGGTGAAGTACAGTCAGGGAAAACGCGAGCGTTTATAGGAGTAATGGGTCTAGCTTACGATAATGGTATCGATGTAGTTATTCTTTTAACAAAAAACTCAAATGCTTTAGCGAGACAAACCAAACAGCGTTTAGAGTCAGAGTTTGAAGAAAGTATTACACATGATAAGTTAGCGATTTATGATATAACAGCTATGCCACAACAACTTGTTAAATACGAATTAGCTAAAAAATTAGCGTTAGTTGTGAAGAAAGAGAAAAACAATCTTCAACGACTAGATACACTTTTGTTTGAACACTACCCAGAATTGTCGAAAAAACGTATTTTAGTAATTGATGATGAAGCCGATTATGCCTCAGTTTCATACGAACAAAATCGTGAAAAAAACAGAGTAGAATTACGAGTTATCGCTAATCAAATAGATGAGATACGCGGGAAAATTTCACAATTATTTTATTTACAAGTGACCGCAACACCTTACTCACTTTATTTACAACCGGATGATGAGGTAACCGCGGGATTTAATGGTTATCAACCAAAACGTCCTGCGTTTACAACGATTTTACCCACGCACGATAAATATGTGGGTGGAGAACTATATTTTGAAAAAGCAAAAGAGAAAAATCATCTTGCCAGCTATCTATATCATGAAATAACTACAGCTGAAATAGAGATTTTCAAAAAAAGTGATAAACGTCGTGTGAAAATTGACTTTTTATTAACTGGAGAACGTTATCAAGGTATTCGTTCGGCGTTAATTAACTTTATCGTCGGTGGGAAATTACGTAATCTTCAACAACAAGAACAGCAACACTACCCCGAAAAATATGCTTTTTTAATGCATACAATGACAACAAAAGCTGCTCATCAATGGCAGGCAGACATCGTCAAAAATTTAGCAAAGCAATTAACAATTGCGATGACAGAAAAGCCGGAATTGTTTGAGGCATTAATTTTACAAGCTTATACTGATTTAGAACGCTCTTTAGAAAAAAAGCTTCCATTCCAGCTTTTCCAACAGTGTTAA